A window of Vigna unguiculata cultivar IT97K-499-35 chromosome 4, ASM411807v1, whole genome shotgun sequence contains these coding sequences:
- the LOC114181286 gene encoding polygalacturonase QRT3-like, which produces MATMSPMWFILLEITCFFVAHAYVENMSLRTLSGVSHEEAILGLKAFKASITRRDSITSTPPPSYSPSPTPSPLPPQDLKKPHVYPVTSYGADPTGNSDSTEALLAAIADAAKGPSEGFLMENIKDLGGAQVHLQGGKYLISKPLELPQPGIGNFMIHGGTIRASNNFPPDGYLIDLFTTGERNSYNYEYITLKDLLLDSNFRGGGISVKNSLRINIDNCYIAHFTNTGILVQGGHETLIRNSFLGQHITAGGDKHERDFSGTGISLQGNDNAITDVVIFSAAIGIMVTGQANTISGVHCYNKASGFGGTGIYLKLPGLTQTRIVNSYMDYTNIVAEDPVQLHISSSFFLGDANIVLKSVKGVVNGLNIVDNMFSGLNHGVDVVKLDQSNGPFNQIDQVFVARNVVKGMNLKATVAKMSVQGNGTSWTADFSKSLLFPNLIKHVVYTLIVNGSTFPNHALRNVSHNRVVVETDEAVSANVFVAVDQSIAS; this is translated from the exons ATGGCAACAATGTCTCCCATGTGGTTCATTCTTCTAGAGATAACTTGTTTCTTTGTGGCTCATGCTTATGTGGAGAACATGTCTCTAAGGACTCTTTCTGGTGTCTCTCATGAAGAAGCAATCCTTGGACTTAAGGCATTCAAGGCCTCTATAACTAGACGTGACTCCATTACTTCAACACCACCACCTTCGTACTCACCCTCTCCTACTCCTTCTCCTCTTCCACCACAG GATCTCAAGAAACCACATGTGTACCCTGTTACATCTTATGGTGCAGATCCAACAGGAAATTCAGACAGCACTGAAGCTCTTCTTGCAGCCATAGCAGATGCAGCCAAAGGTCCAAGTGAAGGGTTCTTAATGGAGAACATCAAAGATCTTGGAGGTGCTCAGGTTCATCTTCAGGGTGGAAAGTACCTCATTAGCAAACCACTGGAATTGCCACAGCCGGGGATTGGAAACTTCATG ATACATGGGGGAACTATAAGGGCCTCAAATAATTTTCCACCAGATGGATATCTCATAGACTTATTCACCACAGGAGAAAGAAATTCCTACAATTATGAATACATAACTCTAAAGGATCTCTTGCTGGATTCCAACTTCAGAGGAGGAGGCATTTCGGTGAAAAACTCACTCAGAATCAACATAGACAATTGCTACATAGCACATTTCACCAACACTGGAATCTTAGTCCAAGGTGGTCATGAAACACTCATCAGAAACTCCTTCCTCGGCCAACACATCACTGCTGGGGGAGACAAACATGAAAGGGACTTCTCAGGCACCGGAATAAGCCTTCAAGGAAACGACAATGCAATCACAGATGTTGTGATTTTCTCTGCTGCCATAGGAATAATGGTCACTGGTCAAGCCAACACAATTTCTGGAGTACATTGCTATAACAAGGCCTCTGGTTTTGGAGGCACTGGAATCTATTTGAAACTTCCTGGTTTGACACAAACTAGGATTGTGAATTCTTACATGGATTACACCAACATTGTTGCTGAAGACCCCGTTCAGCTCCATATCTCTAGCAGCTTCTTCCTTGGTGATGCCAACATTGTATTAAAATCAGTAAAAGGGGTTGTGAATGGTCTCAACATTGTTGATAACATGTTCTCTGGGTTGAATCATGGGGTTGATGTGGTCAAGTTGGACCAGTCAAATGGTCCCTTTAACCAAATTGATCAAGTTTTTGTGGCTAGGAATGTTGTGAAGGGTATGAACTTAAAGGCCACAGTTGCAAAGATGTCTGTGCAAGGGAATGGAACCTCATGGACAGCTGATTTTAGTAAAAGTTTGCTTTTTCCTAACCTTATCAAGCATGTTGTGTATACTTTGATTGTTAATGGAAGCACCTTCCCAAATCATGCTCTCAGAAATGTGTCTCATAATCGCGTTGTGGTTGAAACAGATGAGGCTGTGTCTGCAAATGTTTTTGTTGCAGTGGATCAAAGTATTGCAAGTTAG